In one window of Dyella thiooxydans DNA:
- a CDS encoding efflux RND transporter permease subunit has translation MLRRLIEFSLSQRLLVLLAALALAAGGAWAFMQLPIDAYPNIAPTQVKLILKAPGMTPEEVEARVVTPLEMELLGIPDAVMLRSTAKYAIADVTLDFRDGTDIYWARQQVAERFAAASGSLPPDISGGLAPIATPLSDMYMFTIEGGGLSLAERRTLLDWTIRPALRTIPGVADLNALGGEVRSYLVEPDRARLSATGLHFRDVVDALQRNNRNDGAGRLRDGDDALIVRAEGALRSLEDVREVVIASRDGVPVRVGDVAEVRYGAMTRYGAVTRDGAGEAVEGLVVGLRGADAQRVVQQVQAKLAELQASFPPGVKVQVFYDRSALIERAVGTVKDALIEATVLVVILLLLFLGDVRAALVVSLTLPMAALCTFMLMQMFGMSANLMSLGGLAIAIGMLVDAAVVVVENTVSQLSPHAGGTQLPRLHRIYRAVVEVAKPVTAGIVIICLVFVPLLTLQGLEGKLFGPVALTIVFALASSLALSMTVIPVLCSLLLREHAHGEPWLMRQIERGYRPLLDWSLGHGRAMGIGAGVVLLLGVGAYLGTGKTFMPTMDEGDMLVQLVKQPSISLEASRDQDLAIERAIKAKLPEVEHVIARLGSDELGLDPMGLNETDMFLQLKPKSEWREPDNAWLEAQLRTVMADFPGIEYGFTQPIQMRVSEMLTGSRGDVAVKVFGPDLSTLNQLANRIAAIMEATQGSQDVIAQTQEGVRYLRVRVDRMLAGRYGLDVSAVQDELRGQLEGQGAGVVLEQQRRTPLLVRGAPWVAQTPAQFERLSLARGDAGEVPLDQLATIEPGAGPVQVRRENGSRFALVQANVAGRDLVGFVEEARQRVEQQVHLPAGYSVTWGGQFENQQRAAARLAVVVPIALGLIFLVLFSTFGSVRQAVLILCNVPFALVGGVITLWLTGQYLSVPASVGFIALLGIAVLNGLVLVTHFNQLRATGLAMAEVVREGALRRLRPVMMTASITALGLVPLLFASGPGSEVQRPLAIVVIGGLVTCTALTLLLLPVLFRRYGESKA, from the coding sequence ATGCTGCGCCGGCTGATCGAATTCTCGCTGTCACAGCGCCTGCTGGTGCTGCTGGCCGCCCTGGCGCTGGCCGCCGGTGGCGCATGGGCCTTCATGCAGCTGCCGATCGACGCCTACCCGAACATCGCGCCGACCCAGGTGAAGCTGATCCTGAAGGCGCCGGGCATGACGCCGGAGGAGGTCGAGGCGCGCGTGGTCACGCCGCTGGAGATGGAGCTGCTGGGCATCCCCGACGCGGTGATGCTGCGCTCCACCGCCAAATACGCGATCGCCGACGTCACCCTCGATTTCCGCGACGGCACCGACATCTACTGGGCGCGCCAGCAGGTCGCCGAGCGCTTCGCCGCGGCGTCCGGATCGCTGCCGCCGGACATCTCCGGCGGCCTGGCGCCGATCGCCACGCCGCTGTCGGACATGTACATGTTCACCATCGAGGGCGGCGGCCTGAGCCTGGCCGAGCGGCGCACGCTGCTGGACTGGACCATTCGCCCGGCGCTGCGCACGATCCCCGGCGTGGCCGACCTCAACGCGCTCGGCGGCGAGGTGCGCAGCTACCTGGTGGAGCCGGACCGCGCGCGGCTGTCGGCTACCGGGCTGCACTTCCGGGACGTGGTCGACGCGCTCCAGCGCAACAACCGCAACGATGGCGCCGGCCGCCTGCGCGACGGTGACGACGCGCTGATCGTGCGCGCCGAGGGTGCGCTGCGCAGCCTGGAGGACGTACGCGAGGTGGTGATCGCCAGTCGCGACGGCGTGCCGGTGCGGGTGGGCGACGTGGCCGAGGTGCGCTACGGCGCGATGACCCGCTACGGCGCGGTGACCCGCGACGGCGCGGGCGAGGCGGTCGAGGGCCTGGTGGTCGGCCTGCGCGGCGCCGACGCGCAGCGCGTGGTGCAGCAGGTGCAGGCCAAGCTGGCCGAGCTGCAGGCCAGCTTCCCGCCCGGGGTGAAAGTGCAGGTGTTCTACGACCGCAGCGCGCTGATCGAGCGTGCCGTGGGTACGGTGAAGGACGCGCTGATCGAGGCCACCGTGCTGGTGGTGATCCTGCTGCTGCTGTTCCTCGGCGACGTGCGTGCCGCACTGGTGGTATCGCTCACCCTGCCGATGGCCGCGCTGTGCACTTTCATGCTGATGCAGATGTTCGGCATGAGCGCCAACCTGATGAGTCTGGGCGGCCTGGCGATCGCCATCGGCATGCTGGTGGACGCGGCCGTGGTGGTGGTGGAGAACACCGTCAGCCAGCTGTCGCCGCATGCCGGCGGGACCCAGCTGCCGCGACTGCACCGCATCTACCGTGCAGTGGTCGAGGTGGCCAAGCCGGTCACCGCCGGCATCGTGATCATCTGCCTGGTGTTCGTGCCGCTGCTCACCCTGCAGGGGCTGGAGGGCAAGCTGTTCGGGCCGGTGGCGCTGACCATCGTGTTCGCGCTGGCCTCCTCGCTGGCGCTGTCGATGACGGTGATCCCGGTGCTGTGCTCGCTGCTGCTGCGCGAACACGCGCACGGCGAGCCGTGGCTGATGCGCCAGATCGAGCGCGGCTACCGGCCGCTGCTGGACTGGTCGCTGGGCCATGGCCGCGCGATGGGCATCGGTGCCGGCGTGGTGCTGCTGCTCGGCGTGGGCGCGTACCTGGGTACCGGCAAGACCTTCATGCCGACGATGGACGAGGGCGACATGCTGGTGCAGCTGGTCAAACAGCCGTCGATCAGCCTGGAGGCCTCGCGCGACCAGGACCTGGCGATCGAGCGGGCGATCAAGGCGAAGCTGCCCGAGGTGGAGCACGTCATCGCGCGCCTCGGTTCGGACGAGCTGGGCCTGGATCCGATGGGCCTCAACGAGACCGACATGTTCCTGCAGCTCAAACCCAAGTCGGAGTGGCGCGAGCCCGACAACGCCTGGCTGGAAGCGCAGCTGCGCACGGTAATGGCCGATTTCCCCGGCATCGAATACGGCTTCACCCAGCCGATCCAGATGCGCGTATCCGAGATGCTCACCGGCAGTCGCGGCGACGTGGCGGTGAAGGTGTTCGGCCCGGACCTGTCCACGCTGAACCAGCTCGCCAACCGCATCGCGGCGATCATGGAGGCGACCCAGGGCAGCCAGGACGTGATCGCGCAGACGCAGGAAGGCGTGCGTTACCTGCGCGTGCGCGTCGACCGCATGCTCGCCGGCCGCTACGGGCTGGACGTGTCGGCGGTGCAGGACGAGCTGCGCGGCCAGCTGGAAGGGCAGGGCGCCGGCGTGGTGCTGGAGCAGCAGCGGCGCACGCCGCTGCTGGTGCGCGGCGCGCCGTGGGTGGCGCAGACGCCGGCGCAGTTCGAGCGCCTCAGCCTGGCCCGCGGCGACGCCGGCGAGGTGCCGCTGGACCAGCTGGCCACCATCGAGCCGGGTGCCGGCCCGGTGCAGGTGCGTCGCGAAAACGGCTCGCGCTTCGCGCTGGTGCAGGCCAACGTGGCCGGACGCGACCTGGTCGGCTTCGTCGAGGAAGCGCGCCAGCGCGTCGAGCAGCAGGTGCACCTGCCGGCCGGCTACTCGGTGACCTGGGGCGGCCAGTTCGAAAACCAGCAGCGCGCCGCCGCGCGCCTGGCGGTGGTGGTGCCGATCGCGCTGGGACTGATCTTCCTGGTGCTGTTCTCCACCTTCGGTTCGGTACGCCAGGCGGTGCTGATCCTGTGCAACGTGCCGTTCGCCCTGGTCGGCGGCGTGATCACCCTGTGGCTCACCGGACAGTACCTGTCGGTGCCCGCCTCGGTCGGTTTCATCGCGCTGCTCGGCATCGCCGTGCTCAACGGCCTGGTGCTGGTGACCCACTTCAACCAGCTGCGCGCCACCGGCCTGGCGATGGCCGAGGTGGTGCGCGAGGGCGCGCTGCGCCGGCTGCGCCCGGTGATGATGACCGCCTCGATCACCGCGCTGGGCCTGGTGCCGCTGCTGTTCGCCAGCGGCCCCGGCTCGGAGGTGCAGCGCCCGCTGGCGATCGTGGTGATCGGCGGCCTGGTCACCTGCACCGCGCTCACCCTGCTGTTGCTGCCCGTGCTGTTCCGTCGCTACGGCGAGTCGAAGGCCTGA
- the cyoE gene encoding heme o synthase, which yields MTAHFKEYLQLTKPRVVALLVFCAVIGMFLAVPGIPPWRALVFGTLGIWMASGSAAAFNHLIDERIDKLMARTARRPLATGALSVRQVLVFAVLLGIASMLVLGLLVNTLTAVLTFGGLIGYALVYTAYLKRATPQNIVIGGLAGAIPPVLGWTAVTGHLHAFALQLCLIIFVWTPPHFWALAIFRREDYARAQVPMLPVTHGVAYTRWHVLLYTVLLVVVTLLPALTGYTGLVYLGGAAVLDVVFLYYAIRLMNPPDEYFAMRVFHYSIVYLMALFALLLADHWLLPAASSGLVLQPVG from the coding sequence ATGACCGCCCATTTCAAAGAGTATCTGCAGCTCACCAAGCCCCGCGTCGTCGCGCTGCTGGTGTTCTGCGCCGTCATCGGCATGTTCCTGGCGGTCCCCGGCATCCCGCCGTGGCGCGCGCTGGTGTTCGGCACGCTGGGTATCTGGATGGCCTCGGGCTCGGCCGCGGCATTCAACCACCTGATCGACGAGCGCATCGACAAGCTGATGGCGCGCACCGCGCGCCGCCCGCTGGCCACCGGTGCGCTGAGCGTGCGCCAGGTGCTGGTGTTCGCCGTGCTGCTGGGCATCGCCTCGATGCTGGTGCTCGGGCTGCTGGTCAACACGCTCACCGCGGTGCTCACCTTCGGCGGCCTGATCGGCTACGCGCTGGTCTACACCGCCTACCTCAAGCGGGCGACGCCGCAGAACATCGTGATCGGCGGGCTGGCCGGCGCGATCCCGCCGGTGCTCGGCTGGACTGCGGTGACCGGACACCTGCACGCCTTCGCGCTGCAGCTGTGCCTGATCATCTTCGTGTGGACACCGCCGCACTTCTGGGCGCTGGCGATCTTCCGCCGCGAGGACTACGCCCGCGCGCAGGTGCCGATGCTGCCGGTGACCCATGGCGTGGCCTACACTCGCTGGCACGTGCTGCTGTATACGGTGTTGCTGGTGGTGGTGACGTTGCTGCCGGCACTCACCGGTTACACCGGGCTGGTCTACCTGGGTGGCGCGGCGGTGCTCGACGTGGTGTTCCTGTACTACGCGATCCGCCTGATGAACCCGCCGGACGAGTATTTCGCGATGCGCGTGTTCCATTACTCCATCGTCTACCTGATGGCGCTGTTCGCCCTGCTGCTGGCCGATCACTGGCTGCTGCCGGCCGCCTCGTCCGGTCTGGTGTTGCAGCCGGTCGGCTGA
- a CDS encoding COX15/CtaA family protein translates to MTDRSTLVLRRLSLLAAVFAFGLVMFGAFVRLSNAGLSCPDWPTCYGQATWPTAPHEVAKADAAFPQRPFEDNKAWREQVHRMLAGTLGCAVFAMALIAAWRQRTRAVAVLLGAGFAVVGITLYMHHDFLWSTAASALAIGLPLAAALTLPRPGAWRASVLAFAVIIFQAMLGMWTVTLLLKPIVVMGHLLGGLTTFALLAWSALRYAGVGSGDDRFAGLRRFVVLGLVLLAVQIALGGWTSSNYAALACGTDFPKCLGQWMPPTDFHQGFILWREIGVNYEGGVLDLAARSAIQIAHRIGALVVFCYLGWLAHKVARAGLRPFGIAIAAALVTQVLLGISNVHFGLPLWVATAHNGVAAVLLFTLLATLARTQRRRADGSPLVESTG, encoded by the coding sequence ATGACCGATCGTTCGACCCTCGTGCTGCGTCGCCTGTCGCTGCTGGCGGCGGTGTTCGCCTTCGGGCTGGTGATGTTCGGCGCCTTCGTGCGCCTGTCCAACGCCGGCCTCTCCTGCCCCGACTGGCCGACCTGCTACGGCCAGGCGACCTGGCCGACCGCACCGCACGAAGTGGCCAAGGCCGACGCGGCGTTCCCGCAGCGTCCGTTCGAGGACAACAAGGCGTGGCGCGAGCAGGTGCACCGCATGCTCGCCGGCACGCTGGGTTGCGCGGTGTTCGCGATGGCGCTGATCGCCGCGTGGCGCCAGCGGACCCGGGCTGTGGCGGTGCTGCTGGGGGCCGGTTTCGCCGTGGTCGGCATCACGTTGTACATGCATCACGACTTCCTCTGGTCGACCGCCGCATCGGCACTGGCGATCGGCTTGCCGCTGGCAGCGGCGCTGACCCTGCCGCGGCCCGGCGCCTGGCGGGCCAGCGTGCTGGCGTTCGCGGTGATCATCTTCCAGGCCATGCTCGGCATGTGGACGGTGACCCTGCTGCTGAAACCGATCGTGGTGATGGGTCACCTGCTCGGCGGCCTGACCACCTTTGCGCTGCTCGCCTGGTCGGCGCTGCGCTATGCCGGCGTCGGTTCCGGGGATGACCGGTTTGCCGGCCTGCGTCGTTTCGTGGTGCTGGGCCTGGTGCTGCTGGCGGTGCAGATCGCGCTGGGCGGCTGGACCTCGTCCAACTATGCGGCGCTGGCCTGCGGCACGGATTTCCCGAAGTGCCTGGGCCAGTGGATGCCGCCGACGGATTTCCACCAGGGTTTCATCCTGTGGCGCGAGATCGGCGTGAACTATGAGGGCGGCGTGCTGGACCTGGCCGCGCGCAGCGCGATCCAGATCGCCCACCGGATCGGCGCGCTGGTGGTGTTCTGCTACCTCGGCTGGCTGGCGCACAAGGTGGCGCGTGCGGGCCTGCGCCCATTCGGCATCGCCATCGCCGCGGCGCTGGTGACCCAGGTGCTGCTGGGCATCAGCAACGTGCACTTCGGCCTGCCGTTGTGGGTGGCGACCGCGCACAACGGCGTCGCCGCGGTGCTGCTGTTCACCCTGCTGGCCACGCTGGCGCGCACGCAGCGTCGCCGGGCGGACGGTTCGCCGCTGGTAGAATCGACCGGATGA
- a CDS encoding efflux RND transporter periplasmic adaptor subunit, protein MSRRLLPLLILLSVLASAPATAAEAVKTLTPAQKQALDIRTGTAQPAAHVPLDGLPARVSVPLTGSAVVTAPYEGVVVELLAREGQAVKQGQPLARIRSREAMTLGADLAAAQGEFRVASAQAERDRQLLAEGIIPAARAQADEARRAAAAARLHELQAARAMAPAGAVPGTYELRAPIAGRVLERSLQLGEPVAMFAKAYVLAAGSQVMLEMQVPSRDTGTLRLGLTVQVAGGAEGRVSEIGGAVDPASQTVRVRAEVDGGRLLVGQQIRATLLLPAPAGAVRVPSEAVVERQGQAWVYVARGGGYVAVPVQRLAQTTGGESVVLGPVAAGSELVVRGAARLDAMPAGGQ, encoded by the coding sequence ATGTCCCGTCGGCTGCTGCCGCTGCTGATCCTCCTGTCCGTCCTGGCCAGCGCGCCGGCCACGGCTGCCGAGGCGGTGAAGACCCTGACCCCCGCGCAGAAGCAGGCGCTGGACATCCGTACCGGCACCGCGCAGCCCGCCGCGCACGTGCCGCTGGACGGCCTGCCGGCCCGGGTCAGCGTGCCGCTGACCGGCAGCGCGGTGGTCACCGCGCCGTACGAGGGCGTGGTGGTCGAGTTGCTCGCACGCGAGGGCCAGGCGGTGAAGCAGGGCCAGCCGCTGGCCCGGATCCGCAGTCGCGAGGCGATGACGCTGGGCGCCGACCTGGCCGCCGCGCAGGGCGAGTTCCGTGTCGCCAGCGCGCAGGCCGAGCGTGACCGCCAGCTGTTGGCCGAGGGGATCATCCCGGCGGCGCGAGCGCAGGCCGACGAGGCTCGCCGCGCGGCGGCGGCCGCCCGCCTGCACGAGCTGCAGGCCGCCCGTGCGATGGCGCCCGCCGGCGCGGTCCCCGGCACCTACGAGTTGCGCGCGCCGATCGCCGGCCGCGTGCTGGAGCGCTCGCTGCAGCTGGGCGAACCGGTAGCGATGTTCGCCAAGGCCTACGTGCTGGCCGCGGGCAGCCAGGTGATGCTGGAAATGCAGGTGCCGTCCCGCGACACGGGCACCCTGCGCCTGGGCCTGACGGTGCAGGTGGCCGGTGGCGCCGAGGGTCGGGTCAGCGAGATCGGCGGGGCGGTCGATCCGGCCAGCCAGACCGTGCGCGTGCGCGCCGAGGTCGACGGCGGCCGCCTGCTGGTCGGCCAGCAGATCCGCGCCACGTTGCTGCTGCCGGCTCCGGCAGGCGCGGTGCGCGTCCCCTCCGAGGCGGTGGTCGAGCGCCAGGGCCAGGCCTGGGTCTACGTCGCCCGCGGCGGCGGCTATGTTGCGGTGCCGGTGCAGCGCCTGGCGCAGACCACCGGGGGCGAAAGCGTGGTGCTCGGCCCGGTCGCCGCTGGCAGTGAGCTGGTGGTGCGCGGTGCCGCGCGCCTGGACGCCATGCCGGCCGGGGGACAGTGA
- a CDS encoding histidine kinase dimerization/phospho-acceptor domain-containing protein, with amino-acid sequence MSWPRNLLFGSIRARLLLLMLGGLGTLMFALFLLLDFSIDKQIFGRLDATLLSRAHGVVVLLESHPRDDAWQELHELSPEYATGGHTDFVQIWDAAGSTLLSSASNAASNLQPPPAPVPANAPLFYDLRLPDGHRGRAVGLRFSMLGRADEAILVVAEEREQVDQLERHVHLALVIGVLGMGLLAALLSVLAVRGGLRPLLAFAADTGPDGAPRVEPLPVARMPSELKPFADTLNSAFARLQAALGRERRFARDVAHELRTPLAETRMAVELASRGAPSPEVLAGAIASIDRMQRCIDGLLALSRYEAGIDQAQVEPLELADLLRRSLAMAAGPAGKREVTITAQLPDECWVMSDPALLERIVDNLLLNAAEYAPAGSDVRMELASGDDGWNLRIGNAAPDLSPEDLARLGERFWRKSAAREASNHGGLGLALSGTLAGLLGLRLDFTLERAMLWASLGPLRPIALPEEPAS; translated from the coding sequence ATGTCGTGGCCGCGTAACCTGCTGTTCGGCTCGATCCGCGCGCGGCTGCTGCTGCTCATGCTCGGTGGTCTGGGCACGCTGATGTTCGCGCTGTTCCTGCTGCTGGACTTCAGCATCGACAAGCAGATCTTCGGCCGCCTCGACGCCACCCTGCTCAGCCGCGCGCACGGCGTGGTGGTGCTGCTGGAGTCCCATCCGCGCGACGACGCCTGGCAGGAGCTGCACGAGCTGAGCCCGGAGTACGCCACCGGCGGCCACACCGACTTCGTGCAGATCTGGGATGCCGCCGGCAGCACGCTGCTCAGCTCGGCCAGCAATGCGGCGAGCAACCTGCAGCCCCCGCCGGCGCCGGTGCCGGCCAACGCCCCGCTGTTCTACGACCTGCGCCTGCCGGATGGCCATCGCGGTCGTGCGGTCGGCTTGCGCTTCTCCATGCTGGGGCGCGCCGATGAAGCGATCCTGGTGGTGGCCGAGGAGCGCGAGCAGGTCGACCAGCTCGAACGCCACGTGCACCTGGCACTGGTGATCGGGGTACTCGGCATGGGACTGCTCGCAGCGCTGCTTTCGGTGCTGGCGGTGCGCGGTGGGCTGCGTCCGCTGCTTGCGTTTGCCGCCGATACCGGGCCCGACGGCGCACCGCGCGTGGAACCGCTGCCGGTGGCGCGCATGCCGAGCGAACTGAAGCCGTTCGCCGATACCCTCAATTCGGCGTTCGCGCGGCTGCAGGCCGCGCTGGGGCGCGAGCGCCGCTTCGCCCGCGATGTGGCGCACGAGTTGCGCACACCGCTGGCCGAGACCCGCATGGCGGTGGAGCTGGCCAGTCGCGGCGCGCCCTCGCCCGAGGTGCTGGCCGGGGCGATCGCGTCGATCGACCGCATGCAGCGCTGCATCGACGGCCTGCTCGCGCTGTCGCGCTACGAGGCGGGCATCGACCAGGCACAGGTCGAGCCGCTGGAACTGGCGGACCTGCTGCGCCGCTCGCTGGCGATGGCCGCGGGACCGGCGGGCAAGCGCGAAGTGACGATCACGGCGCAGCTGCCGGACGAGTGCTGGGTGATGTCCGATCCGGCCTTGCTCGAGCGCATCGTCGACAACTTGCTGCTGAATGCCGCCGAGTACGCCCCGGCCGGCAGCGACGTGCGGATGGAGCTGGCGTCAGGCGACGACGGCTGGAACCTGCGCATCGGCAACGCCGCGCCCGACCTGTCGCCGGAGGACCTGGCCCGTCTGGGCGAGCGCTTCTGGCGCAAGTCGGCCGCGCGCGAGGCGAGCAATCACGGCGGCCTGGGCCTGGCACTCTCCGGCACGCTGGCCGGTCTGCTTGGCCTGCGCCTGGACTTCACGCTGGAGCGGGCGATGCTGTGGGCCAGCCTCGGCCCCCTGCGACCGATTGCCCTGCCGGAAGAGCCGGCCTCTTAA
- a CDS encoding TolC family protein, producing MKRALLVLALAAALAVPAARAQQAAPDTSLPPQELVLRVIQSTPEVRAAQAVLDRADAEARMRQVGPHEPQLTLIPQTRRIDGDRRYREWEVDLSRGVRWPGKARLDREIGAAGREAASLAFEDAHHAAARRLLALWTDWQRAAAAATLREAQLAAWQRERAAVSRRVQLGDAAARDQIALDAAVAQAEAAVAQAQADADTARLALSSAFPDLPLPERLRLPAAPTPLDGSDSAWVALIQQRSHEIGTAAAIARKKDAEARRARADRLPDPQIGLRMISDRGGREHAFGVTVTMPLGVSYRAAEAAAAGADAMGAEAELAMVRRDVGRDARQVVTLARARYAIWQRQQQAALATATSADKAERGYALGELGLDEMLIARRTAQEAELAASRAEIDAIESVTRVKVDAHAVWHRHDPGDHDEDMPAPADAGTDAGTASLLRPALPALPSGG from the coding sequence ATGAAGCGCGCGCTGCTCGTCCTCGCCCTGGCCGCCGCGCTGGCGGTGCCGGCTGCCCGTGCCCAGCAGGCCGCGCCGGACACCTCGTTGCCGCCGCAGGAGCTGGTGCTGCGCGTGATCCAGTCCACCCCGGAAGTGCGCGCGGCGCAGGCGGTGCTCGACCGCGCCGACGCCGAGGCGCGCATGCGCCAGGTCGGGCCGCACGAGCCCCAGCTCACGCTGATCCCGCAGACCCGCCGCATCGACGGCGATCGCCGCTACCGCGAGTGGGAAGTCGATCTCTCCCGCGGCGTGCGCTGGCCTGGCAAGGCGCGGCTGGACCGCGAGATCGGTGCGGCCGGGCGCGAAGCGGCCAGCCTGGCATTCGAGGATGCGCACCATGCGGCGGCCCGTCGGCTGCTCGCGCTGTGGACGGACTGGCAGCGTGCCGCCGCGGCCGCCACCCTGCGCGAGGCCCAGCTGGCGGCATGGCAGCGTGAGCGCGCTGCGGTGAGCCGGCGCGTGCAGCTCGGTGACGCGGCCGCACGCGACCAGATTGCGCTCGACGCCGCGGTGGCGCAGGCCGAGGCGGCCGTGGCGCAGGCGCAGGCCGACGCGGACACCGCGCGATTGGCGCTGTCCTCGGCGTTCCCCGACCTGCCCTTGCCGGAACGCCTCCGCCTGCCGGCGGCGCCGACGCCGCTGGACGGCAGCGACAGCGCCTGGGTGGCACTGATCCAGCAGCGAAGCCACGAGATCGGCACTGCCGCGGCGATCGCGCGCAAGAAGGACGCCGAAGCGCGCCGCGCGCGCGCCGACCGTCTGCCGGACCCGCAGATCGGCCTGCGCATGATCAGCGACCGCGGCGGCCGCGAGCACGCCTTCGGCGTGACCGTGACCATGCCGCTCGGTGTCTCCTACCGCGCGGCGGAAGCCGCTGCCGCCGGCGCCGACGCGATGGGCGCCGAGGCCGAGCTGGCGATGGTCCGTCGCGACGTCGGTCGCGACGCCCGCCAGGTGGTGACGCTGGCGCGCGCGCGCTACGCGATCTGGCAGCGCCAGCAGCAGGCGGCGCTGGCGACCGCCACCAGCGCCGACAAGGCAGAGCGTGGCTATGCGCTGGGCGAGCTGGGCCTGGACGAAATGCTGATCGCGCGGCGTACCGCACAGGAAGCGGAGCTGGCCGCCAGTCGTGCCGAGATCGACGCGATCGAATCGGTCACCCGGGTCAAGGTCGACGCCCACGCGGTATGGCACCGTCACGATCCCGGCGACCATGACGAGGACATGCCGGCTCCTGCCGACGCAGGCACGGACGCCGGCACCGCTTCGCTGCTCCGACCGGCGCTGCCGGCGTTGCCGTCCGGTGGCTGA
- a CDS encoding DUF3240 family protein has translation MTLTLKRLTILAARELEETLVEALLDLQPALPGFTTALVSGHGEGFARATVQESVRGRIDRLQLWIVLPDSDVHRVLDMLAARFAHSRIRWWIEPVDAMGELA, from the coding sequence ATGACGCTCACCCTCAAGCGGCTGACCATCCTCGCCGCACGTGAACTGGAAGAGACCCTGGTCGAGGCCCTGCTCGACCTGCAGCCGGCCCTGCCCGGCTTCACCACCGCGCTGGTGTCCGGCCACGGCGAGGGTTTCGCCCGCGCCACCGTGCAGGAAAGCGTGCGCGGCCGCATCGACCGCCTGCAGTTGTGGATCGTGCTGCCGGACAGCGACGTGCACCGCGTGCTGGACATGCTGGCCGCGCGCTTCGCGCACAGCCGGATCCGCTGGTGGATCGAACCGGTCGATGCCATGGGAGAGCTGGCATGA
- a CDS encoding response regulator transcription factor has translation MRILIAEDSPTLGRDLRDALVRDGHVVDLATDGEQAMHFLASFSYDVVTLDLMMPRADGWAVLRSLRDRPDRPRVLVLSARGQVEDRVDVLNLGADDFMVKPFAYAELLARLHALMRRGESAPVLLQAGRLVVDPRARTACVGDTLLPLSPKEYALLEMLLAHRGRVFSRAALFEGLYDARSEASDKVIEVLVSTLRTKLAQAGVEQLIETRRGFGYVVAA, from the coding sequence GTGCGGATACTGATCGCCGAGGACTCGCCCACACTGGGACGCGACCTGCGTGACGCGCTGGTGCGTGATGGTCACGTGGTGGATCTCGCCACCGACGGCGAGCAGGCCATGCATTTCCTGGCCAGCTTCAGCTACGACGTGGTCACGCTGGACCTGATGATGCCGCGTGCCGACGGCTGGGCCGTGCTGCGCAGCCTGCGCGACCGGCCGGATCGCCCGCGCGTGCTGGTGCTTTCGGCCCGCGGGCAGGTCGAGGACCGCGTCGACGTGTTGAACCTCGGCGCCGACGATTTCATGGTCAAGCCGTTCGCCTATGCCGAGCTGCTGGCACGGCTGCACGCGCTGATGCGTCGTGGCGAGAGTGCGCCGGTGCTGCTGCAAGCCGGGCGGCTGGTGGTGGATCCCCGCGCCCGCACCGCGTGCGTCGGCGACACGCTGCTGCCACTGTCGCCGAAGGAATACGCGCTGCTGGAGATGCTGTTGGCGCACCGCGGCCGGGTGTTTTCGCGCGCTGCGCTGTTTGAGGGCCTGTACGACGCCCGCAGCGAGGCCTCGGACAAGGTGATCGAGGTCCTGGTGAGCACGCTGCGCACCAAGCTCGCGCAGGCGGGGGTCGAGCAGCTGATCGAGACGCGGCGGGGTTTCGGCTATGTCGTGGCCGCGTAA